AACAAATGGAATAATCCAGAAAACTCACcagaggaggtgatgaagagaCAGTGAGGACAGCTGACAGCGAGGGTtcggttacacacacacacgcacacgcacacacacacagacgtggaCAGTATGTCTGTCctttcgttgtctttctgtctcagacacatttccatttccatttcccaTCTTTGCACAtagacagaagcacacacacacacacacacacacacacacacacacacacacacacacgcacacagtgatGTTGGGGTGTTTTTGATTGATGTGAACTAACGCAGTGAAATGCTGATGTGACAGTGATTACACACCAGCTGTCACCAGGATACCAGATCCTCCTGAACgcagcagcacattaaacacTGAACATGATCTGAGTGCTGCTGCCACACCGAGTGTGTGCTGAGAGACCAGAACCCCGAGGGACCAGAGCCCTGAGAGACCAGAACCCTGAGGGACCAGAACCCTGAGGGACCAGAACCCTGAGAGACCAGAGCCCTGAGAGACCAGAGCCCTGAGAGACCAGAACCCTGAGGGACCAGAGCCCTGAGGGACCAGAGCCCTGAGGGACCAGAGCCCTGAGAGAACTCAGACATCATCAGCAGACCTGGAGCTGTGGAAACGTAGAAAACGAGTCTCGTCTCCAGTAATTTGACTCTTGTCTGTGTTCAATCTTGATTTCTGCCTTCTGTCTGCATAAAGAGGATGTTTGACTTCAGGGTTTGTCAGACTCACAGATGGAGATCAGCTCGTGGCTTCACCTGCTGCGGCAGATGAACCACCACGGCAGACAGCTCCGGGCTGCAGCGGAGACGTGTTTGACGGCGGCGGACTGAACGaagcttcatgtttgtgtttgtggtgtgtttcAGGCTCAGGGGCGAGTGGCTGGTCCGCCTGGAGAACCGAACCAAACACCTGAAGAGCCTCAACGACAACTACGTCAGGAAGGTGAAGACGGAGAAGTCGGCTGACCAGACATGagctcagacacacaggaagaagacaAACGCTCATCCTGAAGGTCAATAAAGTGACTCTTTGAATCACTTCAGCTCCGTCTTGTCTGAACTTTGAactttgtgtctgtttaatTCAGTGAACTCAACGAAGACGGTTTGCTCAGGTTCTGGTCTCTGCACGGCGTCCTCAGGCCTCAGCGGTCCCTGTGCAGAGACCAGACGTCACTGAGCCCGACTGTCCAACAAGGACAGCTCCTGTTGTCTTCTGTGTGGACACAGAAGATGTGTCACATTCTGATCTAGAATGAGGGAGTCTGACGAAAAGCTGACTGGAGAAAGGTGTCGCTTAATCTCCACAATCTGAAAAAGGCAGCAAGACAGAGTCTGTTTGATGCAAAGATGAAAGTGTTTTATTAGTGTTTTATTGCTCTTCTCAGACGGTCAAAGACAAAATGGAGGCAAATAATAGaacaaaaatgcagcagaaaaactACACAGGCTGACATGAGGCctacacagcagcacagaccgTCTCTGACCGACCAGGCAGGGCACATCCCCTCCATTTAAAGGCTAGGCCCCTCCCACTGGACCGTACCATCTTTAACTGGAATCAAAGTTCAACCACGCAGACCATCTTCCACATCAGAAACCATTTCAAGTCTATTTACATTAAAGGAGTCACAGCCTTCACATGACGCCCCATTTAACGCTCCCATCGGTTAGCGTGGTGATGGATGGACTGAGCACGCTCCCTACTTTATACTCAGGCACTATCAGGACAGCCTGACACTGTGCTCAGGTCCTTCATCACTGCCCAGAACCAGGAAGCACTGTGGTAAGAAAAGACCATAAATAGATCCAATCAAACTCTTCAACAATCTTTAAATAATAAACAGTTAAAATGGTAACtatggttttgtgtgtgtttctgtgaactttatgaggaaaaaacagcacaggaagCTTAGAAAGATGTGAACTGCAGCTCAGCGTGCGCAGCCACCAAACACACGCCGTCTGGAATGAGTGTGACCTGTTACACAGAGAGCGTCAGAGTGCTGCTTGGTGCGTCTCTGAACAGGGaatgagataagataaggtaagataaggtaAGCTAAGGTAAGAGAAGCACATCCTGTCTCCAGCTCTGTCCTGAACACATGAGATTTTTGTCCATCTGAACGTCTCAGTGTCAGAGACGCAGTTTTTCTTTAAAGTATTTTAAACCTGAATATTTCTTATAAAATAACTATTTTATTGCTCCGTTGACATTTAAGATCTGACTACAGCCCTGCTGATAAATGACATTCGACGTGttctttcagaataaaagctctCGTTGAGCCTCGGGGCGACGGCTCAGTACAGGCTGTGCATGGGGACGATGGACGTGTTCTGAGTCTTTTCCAGcagtttctctctcagtgttCGTTTCTGGACTTCGTGCCAGACGTATCGAGGGTTTTCTACAGGTGGAGGCCGTCCCGTCCCCGTCCACTCCACCTTCTCTCCGTCCTCGTTGCGCTGGACGTGGTCGGGCACCAGCGCCACCAGCGAGTTGAAGCACACGCCGTCCGTCTTCCCGTGCTGTCGGCCGTTGTGCTGCAGGCTGAAGACGCCCAGCGTGTTGACGTCTTGGTCGTAGTACACGGACGGGATGGCGTCCTGCACCACCATGTTGGCCGCCCACGTCACCGCATGAGTCTTCACCGCCGCAGCTGTGGGGAGGTGGAGCAGCGGGGCTGCAGGGCGGAGGACACGCCGGGTTAgttcacacacagtctgaactgTCTTCACTGCAGTCCTCAGAGCAATGGGCACTAAGACTCATGGGTAATGTAGTCCAGACCATAAAACTGATTTATGAAGCCACTCTGAGGCTGTTCACAGTGTTCAGTTAtggttatgatgatgatgatgatgatgatgaagatgatgatgaactTTATTTGTACAAATCCTTTCATgtaagaaatgcagctcaagtgttttaaagcaaagaaacaaatgaagggaaatgatAAGTAAACAAAGAAATTAATTATTCATGTAAGAAGAACGACGTGTGAAGGCCTCAGCGTGATCATGAGCGTGAGCGTGGTCCTGACTCAGTTTCATTATGACGACACGACCTTTGACCCGAACTGGTCTGAAAACTCGTTAACTCTCTGGTTTCATCTGATGAGCAGCTCGTTACCTTTGATGAGCAGGACCCAGACCTGCCGCTCAGCGTTGGTGAAGACCAGGACGAGTCTCTGCAGCACGTGACGGCAGCTCAGGTCTACAGGCAACGTGACCGGATGCCAGGGATTCTGACGGTAcctgaaagcagcacaacaGCCAGTGTTAGTATAAAGATCTGAGGACTTCCTGTGTCCAGCACAGAGAcatgtttagcttagcttagcacaaagcctGGACACTCCAGAGCTGAGAGACTTTAATGTCCTACTTGAGACCGTAGTCGATGAGACGGAGGATGTCTCGTCCTCTCAGAGGGAGGGCAGACTGTCTGTCCCACCAGGACGCCTGAAGAGACTCCtgatctgctgctgacagaCTCTTTAAAGTCccacctgacacacagacagacacacggacgAGAGGTGGGACTGAAGTCAAGACGTCAAACAGAGAGACGAGGATGCTTCTGACTGAGGGGGACACATTAACAGCTGcgggtctgtctgtctgtctgtctctgctgaggACGGGACATGTCTGGTCCTCACTTCATCACAGTGtacctgtgacctctgacctgtgacTTTGGCCAGGAAGATGAAGCGGATCCACTGTGGTCCCTGCTCCTGGATCAGCAGCAAGGTGATTGGCTCACAGTCAAACCCcgcctcctccttcacctgcagACAAATCGAGCTGCAACTCAGGTAGCCTGGataggcgtgtgtgtgtgtgtgtgtgtgtgtgtgtgtgtgtgtgtgtgtgtgtgtgtgtgtgtgtgtgtgtgtgtgtgtgcgcgcgcgcgcgcgcgcgcatgtgtgtctCACCTCCCTCTTCAGCGCCTCCTCCAGGctctcccccacctccaccctccctgCAGGCAGGTACCATTGCTTATAACAGTCCTGCTTTGCCTCCTGCAccatcagcacctcctcctggtggagcacacacacacacacacccacacacacacattaaaaatgaaatgctcttTGAGGAGTAACCTCTGACGTCACtctgacaaacaggaagcactcaggtcatgtgaccttATCGTTGAAGATCACGGCGCAGACGATGTAGGTGACGTTCTTCCTCAGAGTCGCTGGTTTACTCTGCTCCAGGCCCACGTCACACccggtgacctctgacccctgaccgCTCAGCAGCATCTCCACTTGCTCCTCCACGCGCcgccgctgctcctcctccgTCACCTCCATGTCtgcaggtacaaacacacacacacacacacatacacaacagaaGCAGCCAGATCAAGCACACGTTTAAAGTGTTTAATTCCACTAAATaatgtaaaacaacaaacagcattatTCAAGGTTTTCATCAGAAGACTTTTGGTTCCAGGTTCATCTTCGTCGTCTTCGTACGATACAGGAGTGATGCTACTGAATGACGGACAGTTTGATGTCACAGTGacgatgacctttgacctttggaaTAGAACGTGTCATCCCTTCAGTGAGCTGTCAGTATTCTTCCAGCTAACACTTTATTATGATCATAACtctttgtgtgttaatgtttcAGCTTCACTTCAGTCTCCAGCTTTTACTCTTTAAACCAGGGGTGACCGGATGTGTGAtgttagctaattagctaactgatgttagctagttagctaacgctGCCGGTGGGCAATTATTTTTTACAAGGAGCCAcatgagaaacctgagctgtgttGGAGGACCGAACCAACAATAACTTGAACTTAATTCTGCTCAATATTAATTTTCTCCTAttgtaaaaagcagtaaattGTATATTTTCGATTAGCTGCTACTGGTAATCAGACGTCTTGGTAGATAGACGGagactcccaactgagttcgctcacggacgcgtagccccaggtggtttagacgatctatcccgccggattatatttcacgtattatcatatatatacactgccccctgattatatttcacgaAAGATTAGGTGATTGGTAACATACTAGTATAAGTATTATAGGAAAGGGTTGTGATCATTATTAGTCCTATCATTTGTTGATATTATTGTTACCAGTGATGGGCAAAGATACAGATAAAAGTATTTCAAAACACTAATGCAAAATACCCAGCACTGTAACTGTTAGAAATAGATACAGTTACTGCTGTGCATCTTGTAGCCTTATTTTCTAACCGTTTCATAATTACTTTACCATAATTTCTAGCTGTTTCATAAATGCACAGTTAATGTTGTGCACTTATAGGCTGTTTTAATGCTGGGTACTTCGCATTGTATTTGGGAATACTTTTAGATGTATCTTTGCCCATCCCTGATTACTAggcctacaacaacaacaacaactactactactactactacaactactaccacAGATACTGAACGAAGGATACAGTACATCGTACTACCAAACCAGAGGCATGGCGAACTCAagagtatctgtgatgtgacgttaactgaccggaaacggaaagaggatttatccaccacttgttaaaacgtaacgacaaagtcaattcataggctaatggtcatactgtaggtgtatttgaaacaatatgtcactaattatatgtcaaatacacttgtacgtaacaaaaaactaacataaaaaaagataactagctcCGTTATATGTCGGTGGGCTCGATAGTCTGGCTAGCGGGAGAGTGCCGACCGGGGATAGTCCCGCGTTGGGGTAGACAATCAGGGAATCGACGTCTTCATATATTTGTGAGAGGACACATTGAAACAAACGTTCATGGCGCCACAGTGCTATGAAaggttttctctcctctgtcttgttTGAAACACCATTTTTAAAAGATGAcgataaataaatgttcatttcttCAAACTAACCTGCTGGCCAAGCCGAACCTGCAGTCTTATAAGATCAACTCATTAGCGCTGTCAGAGACTCTGATGAGGCGAACGTTTGCTAatgtcatcagaaaaaaaaaacaaaacatttttgtcgAACAGGAAGTGCTTCCTGTAACATAgaaaaatcatcaaaaataaaatgacaaaccTTTCTCTAATGAACAGCCAGCCAGGTGTGTCGACTGTCCATTCAGTGATCCTGTGCTGCTCCGCCGGTTTCACGTTTGACACCTACAAGCGAAACAGGAAATTAACGTATTCTTCCGGTTcaattttttcaaaataaaagctatgACGTCTATATGTAACTGCGCATTAGGCGCTGCAACGCTGTAACTTTTCCCTAAAAGTGCTCAGTGATTATCCACaatcacaagaaaaacaaagaatgtaTTTACGAGGTCATAACATCGTCAATAAAATGTACCTGTTTAGAACCTTTGTAATATTCCGTATTTCAAATAAGCGTTTTATTATGaattctgcagcaggaagtcacATTTTGTAGTCTTCACATCGGTGTCGTAACGTGCAGTAAGGTCACATAGAGGCAGTTTCCATCGGCGGACACAGACGATGAATTCAGacagtatgtactgtacatttaaaGGACTTTTGGTGAAATAACTTTAGATTTACTGACAGAAGGTCAGAGTTTAAGCAGCGGAGACGGTTTGAATCGGTTTGTTACTCCACAGTGTGAACAGGTAAGTTCACCTGGTCTGGTTCTCTGTTTGATCTCCAGTCTCTCGTTTGGTTGACATTAAATGTGTTCCTGTGGTTTTTACTTTGTTCTGACGTTAAAGCAGCTGGCTGACTTCACTTTGAAACACATACAGCTGCCTCACTGTTACTGCTGCCGAGTACTAATACTTAAACTAGCAGTACTTGTACATGTGTGACTGCTAATGCTAGTGTAACTAGCAACGTatctgctactactactgcagTACTTCTGGAAGAAAAGTATCAGCACTGTGGTACTTTAGGTGGAACTGGTATTTCAATCTTTACATACATGTACTCATATAATACTACATATAATGTCTACAGTACAATCCGTACACTGAGTATGCATCTGAGAATTCATCGAATTGAATTAAGTAAAATGTTGTCATTGAAACTATTACAAAAATACAGTCACGGAGAAACCAGCACGTGACGATTCATTGATTATGCAGATCCACAttttgctgattggctgctgatgGATCgagtgctgattggctgatgatcagagctgcagtcaaagctcagatgatggaaacatgatggagatctgacatttctgttggcttcatgtgttcatgtgaggaaGGTCAGAGCCTCCTCATCATCGCTCCTCACACGTCTGATGtcttcagctcttcactgaagaGACGTCACGCGTTTCCTCTGCGCCATCGTTTTTCTCActcagacaggaaacactttaAAGACACTTTTCTGAGCTCTTTCTTCTTTGATTTGataacagaaaaacatctgaagCTTCTCGTCACGCTCGATCGTTTGTTTAGTTGTGTCTCAGATTTCGCTCTTCATAATGatattttcatcatttggaCGATGCTTTGCAGGAAGGCGACAggaacaaacatggaggagagcgAAGGTGACAGAGCAGGTTCAGTCTGCAGCTTTCAGGTCGTCtaacctcagtgtgtgttttactccTGCAGTCACACGTCAGATCCTCCTTCTCTCCACTCTGCATCACTTCAACCCCTGACAACCTCAGACGActtgtcagccaatcagagccttCCCTGCACACCCTCAGCTCAGAGACGTCCGTCAGAGGACAACGAGGTGACAGCTGTTTAAAGGAGGAGACAAATTGGAGCATCGTGGTGTGTTTAGAGTCCTCTGTTCTCAGTCTGTAGCTCGTGACACATTCAGGGTTTGTAATCAGAAATCTGGAGCTTTTCTCGGTCACTTCAATACAGCCAGTTTGATCACAGCAGCACCTGGTGGACATTAGAAGAACTGCAGCTGAAGGGACTCAGTACTGGTGTCAATGTGCCGTCTGCTGTGGTCCCGTTTCTGATTCTCCTGTTTCTGAAGACGGATCTTTGTCCTGGTGAGGTTGACTTGGTCCGATGATGGCGCGCCACAGTAAGCTGCAGAAACAGGTCCTGGCT
This Chaetodon auriga isolate fChaAug3 chromosome 5, fChaAug3.hap1, whole genome shotgun sequence DNA region includes the following protein-coding sequences:
- the nudt18 gene encoding 8-oxo-dGDP phosphatase NUDT18, producing the protein MEVTEEEQRRRVEEQVEMLLSGQGSEVTGCDVGLEQSKPATLRKNVTYIVCAVIFNDKEEVLMVQEAKQDCYKQWYLPAGRVEVGESLEEALKREVKEEAGFDCEPITLLLIQEQGPQWIRFIFLAKVTGGTLKSLSAADQESLQASWWDRQSALPLRGRDILRLIDYGLKYRQNPWHPVTLPVDLSCRHVLQRLVLVFTNAERQVWVLLIKAPLLHLPTAAAVKTHAVTWAANMVVQDAIPSVYYDQDVNTLGVFSLQHNGRQHGKTDGVCFNSLVALVPDHVQRNEDGEKVEWTGTGRPPPVENPRYVWHEVQKRTLREKLLEKTQNTSIVPMHSLY